One genomic region from Bufo bufo chromosome 3, aBufBuf1.1, whole genome shotgun sequence encodes:
- the TFF1 gene encoding trefoil factor 1, with translation MSLRALSVLTFTILSVAQLADAQCTLQPKERKNCGQEGITRETCVERGCCFDSSINEAFWCYFPQPSTTTETGTQRTTSVHPGNGTMNASHAGNIGMAEKPLTTTGPVNTTNQTTPYGNVGIGMAEEPLSITPPMNTTLSSSVGPLWSHPSYICLISVLLTTIATMSDI, from the exons ATGTCTCTGCGGGCGCTATCAGTCCTCACATTCACCATCCTCTCTGTGGCCCAGTTGG CTGATGCCCAGTGCACCTTGCAGCCGAAAGAGAGGAAAAACTGCGGCCAAGAGGGCATAACCAGGGAGACCTGTGTGGAGAGAGGATGCTGCTTCGACTCGAGTATCAATGAAGCTTTTTGGTGTTACTTTCCCCAGCCGTCTACAACGACCGAAACTGGGACCCAAAGGACGACATCTGTACACCCAGGAAATG GAACGATGAATGCTTCACATGCTGGTAACATAGGAATGGCAGAAAAGCCTTTGACCACTACTGGCCCAGTGAATACCACTAACCAGACCACACCATATGGAAACGTTGGCATAGGAATGGCAGAAGAGCCTCTGTCCATAACGCCCCCAATGAACACCACCCTATCAAGCAGCGTTGGACCTCTCTGGAGTCACCCCAGTTACATCTGTCTAATATCTGTATTACTTACTACCATTGCTACCATGTCTGATATATAA